Within the Luteimonas sp. JM171 genome, the region GATAGTTCCCGGTAGGTATGTTCAACACCATCGACATCCCCGGATCAAGCTTGACTAACAGTTTCTCGCCCCAGTTGGTACGCTTACCGTAAGGGTTGGATAGATCTGGTGAGCGATAAACCTCACGACGGACATAGTCGTGATCCAGTGCGACATAGCTGCCAGGCTCACCACGCTCGTGCGGAGACGCAAATTGCACAATCGACTGCAAATGATCAACGAATGCTCCGCTCTTCTCCTGTCCAATGATATGTACACCCCGCCCCTCCGCCACGGCGAAGGCCAGGAACTCTCGGATGTTGGGGACGAGCTTGGAGTACTGGCTGCGAAGCGATAGGGGCCCGTCTTTGATAAAAAGGGTCTCCGCAACCAGCGATTTATCCGTGTGGCCCCATGCGACCCTAATGGCGGTAAAGAGCATTAGGTGCTCCATTACCAACATATAGGAGGACGCAACCGAGTCCGGAGCGCTGTCCTCATCCATATCCAGATGAAAGCCGATCAGATCCGAGACAAAGACCGCCTGCCTACAATGGGCGCACGTGCCCTCGTCGGCATCATGAGGCAATCCGCCGATCAAGGTATGACAATGGGGGCATTCAAAGGAGGGAGACGACGATGTTCCATCGGTCCACTTCTTGTACACCAGCCATTTGAGGGTGTCGAAGAAGGCTCCATCTTGATCAATCTTGAAAGAGTCGCGGACGATGTGCCGGACGGCATCGTAGTTGTTGCCTAGCGGGGTCCGCACATTCTTTAGCGGGAATACCGTGGAGTGATAGATCGCACTTCCCCTAAGTACATCCTGCAAAAGGAGCGGGTGTGGATTCTCTTTGTCGATAGCATCGAGCTTGGCGCGGTCGACCAACAGCAGCGCTGTCTTCACGAAAGCCACTTCTTTGGGCGGCTTTCCTTCCGATCGAACAGCGACAAATGACCCATCAACCGCCCAGACACTACGGAGTGGTTTCGCACCCTGAGTATCGATGGACTGCCATAGTGTGCCAGAGCTGTCGATCGCCGGTGGCTTGGCTTGCTCGAAATCCTTGATCAGCTCCTTGACCCACTTGCTTTGGACGACTGACAGATGGCCCAGCTTGGAAGCTGATTCAAAAGGCAAGCGCGCGCCGGCACTGTAAGGCATGTCAGATTGCCTCGAACTTGTTGGCCTGGACGGGTATGACGAACCGGTGCGACATGGTCAGCATGCGCATATATCCTGGCGTTTTGGCTCTGAGAATGTCCTGCTCAATTCCCTCAAAAGCGATTTGCACTCTTCCTAACGCTCGCGCTTCATCTTGGCTGGATAGGTGGCCGACGAAGAAGTTCTCTGTCTGGGCCAACAGGTCCTTGTTGATCGTGGAAGGAGACTGGGTCGAATACACCATGCCGATGTGGAACTTCGCACCCTCCTTGGCAAATCGCGCATACACGCCAGTCAAGTCACGCGCGTCGGGAGGAAACAGATTGTGGGCCTCCTCGAAATACAACTGGACAAACCGATCGCCGAGCGTGTTGCTGACGAACTTCCGCTCCTGATGCGCGAAGACAGCTTTGGACAACATGTCGGAGAAGTAGCGCCGGATCTCGTCTGTAGCATTGCCAAGGTCGAGGATGACCGTGGAGCCCTGGTCCAACAGGACCAGAATTTCATTAATGAAATCGCCCGCATATGGGGAATGAAACGCTTTGTAGGCCCGCAGCATGCCCGGCCCGGTGCGCCCGGGGCCAGGATTGAAGAAGTCCAGCAAGGCAACGTCATCAGGATCGAACATCGCCTTTCCTGATGACTTCGAGGTCAGATTGGGATCGGACGGATTATCACGACGGAACTGGGCAATCACCTCAAGCTCAGCCTTGAGTAGATCAATTGAGTCAATGGCTGCAGGGGGCGTGCCAGCGCCGGTAGCCGCATAGGCAGCTGCGCGCAGATCCTTGTTAAAATGCGGATCAAAGTGCTTGGCATGGCGGGACACCAAGCCTAGGGCACGCAACCGCTTCTCGTCGATATCGAAGCCCGCCTTGCTCAGGATCGCCCAGAAGATCTGGATCTTGCGGATCGGCCGGGGTTTATCAGCTTCTGGAAGCGATTTGATCCCTTCGATAGCTGGTAGTGTCACGCTGGCGAAACTCTTGACGTAATGAGCAGAGCTATTGTCTTGCGCCAACATGGATCCAAGAATCTGGATGGCCGACTCGGTCTGCTCGTAGAAGTTCAGCCGCAACGGCTTGGAAGGTGTCTCCGGTCGACTCGTCAATGCATAGACTTCGCAACGGCTCGCATTAGTCGAACGGATGGACTTGTTTCCATCCTGCGGATTGTCGTTGGCATACTCACCATTGACGTCAAAAATCAACTGGCCCACCGACTTGTCATCTGCCGTGGCATCGAGCATACCTTTGGCGATGAGCTTGACCACATTGGACTTGCCAAGCCGGGTCTTGCCGAACATGGCAGTCCGGCAGCCCTTAAAATCCAGCATCGAGATTGAGACGGGGATCCTGCTCGTGCTTGCACTGGACAGGCCACACTCCATCGTCCTCAATGCACCGATCTCGATCTGGCTCTCGGGCTTGACCATACCGTTGACGATAACCTTCAACAGTGCATCGTCTGGTGCGAATACTTTGTATCGGTGGGCGCTAACCACATTATTCACATCGCCCGAGTAGGCCAGCCGCTGCATCGCGGCAGGGTCGGCGTAGAACATGCCAAGCACATCGCAATCCAATGCGCCCCACTGCAACTCGCTCTGCGTCCAGACATCCAGTTCAGGCATGGAC harbors:
- a CDS encoding DUF87 domain-containing protein — its product is MSTLGSLMQTSATQGNPIDALRSFLETEASNEAAKLTSKMRFVGYVLELGFDSAKIITSDPYKLAVGGIPRGSFLIMTPVNATAAPAHFTLLRVTGVSPTPLSNQVQQTYFELHKKSMPELDVWTQSELQWGALDCDVLGMFYADPAAMQRLAYSGDVNNVVSAHRYKVFAPDDALLKVIVNGMVKPESQIEIGALRTMECGLSSASTSRIPVSISMLDFKGCRTAMFGKTRLGKSNVVKLIAKGMLDATADDKSVGQLIFDVNGEYANDNPQDGNKSIRSTNASRCEVYALTSRPETPSKPLRLNFYEQTESAIQILGSMLAQDNSSAHYVKSFASVTLPAIEGIKSLPEADKPRPIRKIQIFWAILSKAGFDIDEKRLRALGLVSRHAKHFDPHFNKDLRAAAYAATGAGTPPAAIDSIDLLKAELEVIAQFRRDNPSDPNLTSKSSGKAMFDPDDVALLDFFNPGPGRTGPGMLRAYKAFHSPYAGDFINEILVLLDQGSTVILDLGNATDEIRRYFSDMLSKAVFAHQERKFVSNTLGDRFVQLYFEEAHNLFPPDARDLTGVYARFAKEGAKFHIGMVYSTQSPSTINKDLLAQTENFFVGHLSSQDEARALGRVQIAFEGIEQDILRAKTPGYMRMLTMSHRFVIPVQANKFEAI